From Epinephelus lanceolatus isolate andai-2023 chromosome 5, ASM4190304v1, whole genome shotgun sequence, the proteins below share one genomic window:
- the ctsh gene encoding pro-cathepsin H — MNTCLLLFALLSAASAFHLSERDEAHFKSWMAQYNRVYSLQEYYERLQIFTENKRRIDKHNEGNHSFTMGLNQFSDMTFKEFKKSFLWSEPQNCSATKGNYFSSNGPYPDSIDWRKKGNYVTDVKNQGGCGSCWTFSTTGCLESVIAINKGKLVPLSEQQLVDCAQAFNNHGCNGGLPSQAFEYILYNKGLMTEDDYPYTSIEGTCVYNPERAAAFVKEVVNITAYDEMGMVDAVATRNPVSLAFEVTSDFMHYSQGVYTSTECHQTTDKVNHAVLAVGYGQESGTPYWIVKNSWGSYWGIGGYFLIERGKNMCGLAACSSFPVV, encoded by the exons ATGAACACTTGTCTGCTTTTATTTGCTTTGCTATCAGCTGCTTCAGCCTTTCACCTGTCTGAACGAG ACGAGGCTCACTTCAAGTCATGGATGGCGCAG TACAACAGAGTATACAGCCTGCAGGAGTATTATGAGAGGCTCCAGATATTCACTGAGAACAAGAGGAGGATCGACAAACACAATGAGGGGAATCACTCATTTACAA TGGGGCTGAACCAGTTTTCTGACATGACATTTAAAGAATTCAAAAAGTCTTTCCTCTGGTCTGAGCCACAG AACTGCTCTGCTACCAAGGGGAACTACTTCAGCAGCAACGGACCGTATCCAGACTCCATCGACTGGAGGAAGAAAGGAAACTATGTGACGGATGTGAAGAATCAG GGAGGTTGTGGCAGCTGCTGGACTTTCTCCACCACTGGCTGTCTGGAGTCGGTTATCGCCATCAACAAGGGGAAGCTCGTACCACTG TCAGAACAACAGCTGGTAGACTGCGCCCAGGCCTTCAACAACCATGGATGTAACGG GGGCCTTCCCAGTCAAGCATTTGAATACATCCTGTACAACAAGGGGCTGATGACAGAGGACGACTACCCCTACACATCCATT GAAGGTACTTGTGTGTATAACCCAGAACGAGCAGCTGCCTTTGTGAAGGAGGTGGTGAACATCACAGCG TACGATGAGATGGGGATGGTGGACGCGGTTGCCACACGCAATCCTGTCAGCCTTGCCTTTGAGGTGACCTCTGACTTCATGCACTACTCTCAGGGCGTCTACACTAG CACTGAATGCCACCAGACCACAGACAAGGTGAACCACGCTGTGTTAGCAGTCGGGTATGGACAGGAGAGCGGCACCCCTTACTGGATAGTGAAGAACTCATGGGGATCTTACTGGGGGATTGGCGG ATATTTCCTCATTGAGCGTGGGAAGAACATGTGTGGACTCGCTGCTTGCTCATCTTTTCCCGTGGTGTGA